In a genomic window of Sphingomonas lutea:
- a CDS encoding DUF808 domain-containing protein, with protein sequence MPSGLIALLDDVATIAKLAAASVDDVGLAATKASAKAAGVVIDDTAVTPRYVVGLAPERELPIIGKIAIGSLRNKLLVLLPAALLLTAFAPFLITPLLMLGGAYLAFEATEKIMEKLLHESHHEEELVDAMADPAELEKLQVKGAIRTDFILSAEIMAIALASLGPMSLWTTAFALFVVSLGITAGVYGVVALIVKLDDIGLHMAERRNAGARAFGNGLVHVVPKLLAALSVIGTAAMLWVGGGIILHGLEELHLLEIVPHTIHHWSEVAGHAVGPIGPIVEWLAYALGSAVAGIVVGGIIVAIVRRFTKHPEDLVVDL encoded by the coding sequence TCCGGCCTGATCGCGCTCCTCGACGACGTCGCCACCATCGCCAAGCTTGCCGCAGCGTCGGTCGACGACGTCGGCCTGGCCGCGACCAAGGCCAGCGCCAAGGCGGCCGGCGTGGTGATCGACGATACCGCGGTCACCCCGCGCTACGTCGTCGGCCTCGCACCCGAGCGCGAACTGCCGATCATCGGCAAGATCGCCATCGGCAGCCTGCGCAACAAATTGCTCGTGCTGCTCCCCGCGGCGCTGCTGCTGACCGCCTTCGCGCCCTTCCTGATCACGCCGTTATTGATGCTCGGCGGCGCCTATCTGGCGTTCGAAGCGACCGAGAAGATTATGGAAAAGCTGCTCCATGAAAGCCATCACGAGGAGGAGCTGGTCGATGCCATGGCCGACCCGGCCGAGCTCGAGAAGCTCCAGGTCAAGGGCGCGATCCGCACCGATTTCATCCTTTCGGCGGAAATCATGGCGATTGCGCTGGCCAGCCTCGGCCCGATGTCGCTGTGGACGACGGCCTTTGCGCTGTTCGTCGTCTCGCTGGGCATCACTGCGGGCGTCTATGGCGTCGTCGCGCTGATCGTGAAGCTCGACGACATCGGGCTGCACATGGCCGAGCGGCGCAATGCCGGCGCCCGTGCCTTCGGCAACGGCCTGGTCCACGTCGTCCCCAAGCTGCTCGCCGCTTTGTCGGTGATCGGCACCGCGGCGATGCTGTGGGTCGGCGGCGGCATCATCCTCCACGGCCTCGAAGAACTGCACCTGCTCGAAATCGTGCCGCACACCATCCATCACTGGTCGGAGGTTGCCGGCCATGCCGTGGGCCCGATTGGCCCGATCGTCGAATGGCTCGCTTACGCGCTCGGCTCGGCCGTCGCCGGGATTGTCGTCGGCGGCATCATCGTTGCCATCGTCCGCCGCTTCACCAAGCACCCCGAAGATCTGGTCGTCGACCTTTAG
- a CDS encoding flavin reductase family protein, translating to MADQPTRQEYRSGHDPRTLRDALGCFATGVTVATCLNPEGEPAGLTVNSFTSVSLDPPLLLVCLAKAAASAAALIAAPHFAVNVLQTGQKPDSIRFSTRDQDRFGATSWTCGEDGAPILEESLGVFECARFAVYDGGDHHILVGRVVKASFDAGLDPLLYFRGKYRRLHFD from the coding sequence ATGGCCGACCAGCCGACCCGGCAGGAATATCGCAGCGGGCACGACCCGCGCACCTTGCGCGATGCGCTGGGGTGCTTCGCGACGGGGGTGACGGTGGCCACGTGCCTCAATCCCGAGGGAGAGCCGGCGGGGCTGACGGTCAACAGCTTCACTTCGGTCTCGCTCGACCCGCCCTTGCTGCTGGTGTGCCTGGCCAAGGCCGCTGCGAGCGCGGCGGCGCTGATCGCGGCGCCGCACTTCGCGGTCAACGTGCTGCAGACCGGGCAAAAGCCCGATTCGATCCGCTTTTCGACCCGCGACCAAGACCGCTTCGGCGCCACCAGCTGGACGTGCGGCGAGGACGGCGCGCCGATCCTGGAGGAATCGCTCGGCGTGTTCGAATGCGCGCGCTTCGCCGTCTATGACGGTGGCGATCACCACATCCTCGTCGGGCGCGTGGTCAAGGCGAGCTTCGACGCCGGGCTCGACCCCCTGCTCTATTTCCGCGGCAAGTACCGGCGGCTGCACTTCGACTAA
- a CDS encoding phenylalanine 4-monooxygenase: MWDLLFARQVELLGGRVVAPFLDGIDLLKLAHPGVPDVDGLNAILTPRTGWRVVAVPGLVPDETFFAMLSERVFPVGNFIRTRDQLDYLEAPDCFHDMFGHIPMLAHHDFAEMTRHIGELGSAAGQGERASRIYWHSVEFGLAREGGELKILGAGLASSLGEAHFSLESDEVERLPFSVARAVATPYRNDVFQPLYLVSESLERTIAEVMALTPEALIAF; the protein is encoded by the coding sequence GTGTGGGACCTGCTGTTCGCGCGGCAGGTCGAGCTGCTCGGCGGGCGCGTGGTGGCGCCGTTCCTCGACGGGATCGACCTGCTCAAGCTGGCGCATCCGGGCGTGCCCGATGTCGATGGGCTGAACGCGATCCTCACCCCGCGCACCGGCTGGCGCGTGGTGGCGGTGCCGGGGCTGGTGCCGGACGAGACCTTCTTCGCCATGCTCAGCGAGCGCGTGTTCCCGGTCGGCAATTTCATTCGTACGCGCGACCAGCTCGACTATCTCGAGGCGCCCGACTGCTTCCACGACATGTTCGGGCACATCCCGATGCTGGCGCACCACGACTTTGCCGAGATGACGCGGCACATCGGCGAGCTGGGCAGCGCGGCGGGCCAGGGCGAGCGCGCGTCCCGTATCTACTGGCACAGCGTCGAATTTGGGCTGGCGCGCGAAGGCGGCGAGCTCAAGATCCTCGGCGCGGGGCTCGCCTCGAGCCTTGGCGAGGCGCATTTCAGTTTGGAGAGCGACGAGGTCGAGCGGCTGCCCTTCTCGGTCGCGCGGGCGGTGGCCACGCCTTATCGCAATGACGTCTTCCAGCCGCTGTACCTGGTGTCGGAGTCGCTCGAGCGGACCATCGCCGAGGTAATGGCGCTGACGCCGGAAGCTTTGATCGCGTTCTAA
- a CDS encoding PilZ domain-containing protein, which yields MASVSPSETAYEDRRAFPRVSVALPAFLQANGGRHSVQLLDLSAGGAKLACAAPIPVGTGVILDCGTLALAAEVRWDGPGILGVAFDRPMDAREVAAMARRSTALEARMNAAR from the coding sequence ATGGCCTCCGTCTCGCCTTCCGAAACCGCCTACGAGGATCGCCGCGCCTTCCCGCGCGTGTCGGTCGCCTTGCCGGCCTTCCTGCAGGCCAATGGCGGGCGGCATTCGGTCCAGCTGCTCGACCTTTCGGCCGGCGGCGCGAAGCTGGCCTGCGCCGCGCCCATCCCGGTCGGCACCGGCGTGATCCTCGACTGCGGAACGCTCGCCCTCGCGGCGGAGGTGCGGTGGGACGGTCCGGGGATCCTCGGCGTTGCCTTCGACCGGCCAATGGACGCGCGCGAAGTTGCCGCTATGGCCCGGCGCTCGACCGCGCTCGAAGCCCGGATGAACGCCGCGCGCTAA
- the hppD gene encoding 4-hydroxyphenylpyruvate dioxygenase, with translation MATAVEEKTVTGFANPMGTDGFEFVEYTAPDIELLRSLFTKMGFPEVARHKSKNVTLHKQGDCNFIINAEPGSYAEAYARDHGPSACAMAFRVTDAKAAHARALSLGATDVQVAKGDGELDIPAIEGIGGSRLFFVDRYAGAKSDQGSIYDVDFDFHPDWQQRMADADSKLTYIDHLTHNVNRGQMATWADFYERLFNFREIRYFDIEGKVTGLFSKAMTSPCGKIRIPLNESQDDKSQIEEFLREYKGEGIQHIALGTTDIYQAVDVLRDRGIPFQDTPDTYYEMLPKRIQGHDESIPELEKRRILMDGAPTEGQGLLLQIFTQNVIGPIFFEIIQRKGNEGFGEGNFKALFESIELDQMRRGVI, from the coding sequence ATGGCCACCGCAGTGGAAGAAAAGACCGTCACCGGCTTTGCCAACCCGATGGGCACCGACGGCTTCGAATTCGTCGAATATACCGCGCCGGATATCGAGCTTTTGCGCTCGCTCTTCACCAAGATGGGCTTCCCCGAAGTCGCGCGCCACAAGAGCAAGAACGTCACCCTTCACAAGCAGGGCGACTGCAATTTCATCATCAACGCCGAACCCGGCAGCTACGCCGAGGCCTATGCCCGCGACCACGGCCCCAGCGCCTGCGCGATGGCGTTCCGAGTCACCGACGCCAAGGCCGCGCACGCCCGCGCGCTCAGCCTCGGCGCCACCGACGTCCAGGTCGCCAAGGGCGATGGCGAACTCGACATCCCGGCGATCGAGGGCATTGGCGGATCGCGCCTGTTCTTCGTCGACCGCTATGCCGGCGCGAAGAGCGATCAGGGCAGCATTTACGACGTCGACTTCGACTTCCACCCCGATTGGCAGCAGCGGATGGCCGATGCCGACAGCAAGCTGACCTACATCGATCACCTGACGCACAATGTGAACCGCGGGCAGATGGCGACCTGGGCCGATTTCTACGAGCGGCTCTTCAACTTCCGCGAGATTCGCTACTTCGACATCGAAGGTAAGGTCACCGGCCTGTTCTCCAAGGCGATGACGTCGCCCTGCGGCAAGATTCGCATCCCGCTCAACGAAAGCCAGGACGACAAGAGTCAGATCGAGGAATTCCTGCGCGAATATAAAGGCGAAGGCATCCAGCACATCGCCCTCGGCACCACCGACATTTATCAGGCGGTCGACGTGCTGCGGGACCGCGGCATCCCTTTCCAGGACACGCCCGACACTTATTACGAGATGCTGCCCAAGCGCATCCAGGGCCATGACGAAAGCATCCCCGAGCTTGAGAAGCGCCGCATCCTGATGGACGGCGCCCCGACCGAAGGGCAGGGCCTCTTGCTGCAGATCTTCACCCAGAACGTGATCGGCCCGATCTTCTTCGAAATCATCCAGCGCAAGGGCAACGAAGGCTTCGGCGAGGGCAATTTCAAGGCGCTGTTCGAAAGCATCGAGCTGGATCAGATGCGGCGGGGCGTGATCTGA
- the pcaF gene encoding 3-oxoadipyl-CoA thiolase produces MTEAYVCNAIRTPIGRYGGALSSIRADDLAAIPIRALIDRNPDVDWASLDDVILGCANQAGEDNRNLARMAGLLAGLPDSSGGVTLNRLCGSGLDAVAMAARAIRGGDADLIIAGGSESMSRAPFVLPKAQSAFDRNAEIYDTTIGWRFVNPKMRDAYGDDTMPSTAENVADDFNISRADQDAFALRSQEKTAAAQASGRLSAEIVAVEIPQRKGDPLTVDKDEHPRLTSLEKLAALKPIVRKDGTVTAGNASGVNDGAAAIIVASEEAAKRNGLTPRARILGGAVAGVPPRIMGIGPAPATEKLLKRLGIGVADLDVIELNEAFAAQGLAVLRQLGIPDDDARVNPNGGAIALGHPLGMSGARLALTATEELQRTGGRYALATMCIGVGQGIALALERV; encoded by the coding sequence ATGACCGAAGCCTACGTCTGTAACGCCATCCGCACCCCCATCGGCCGCTACGGCGGGGCGCTCAGCAGCATTCGTGCGGACGACCTCGCGGCGATCCCGATCCGCGCGCTGATCGACCGCAATCCGGACGTCGACTGGGCCAGCCTCGACGACGTCATCCTCGGCTGTGCCAACCAGGCGGGGGAGGACAATCGCAACCTCGCGCGGATGGCGGGGCTGCTCGCGGGCCTGCCCGACAGCAGCGGCGGGGTGACCCTCAACCGCTTGTGCGGGTCGGGGCTCGATGCGGTGGCGATGGCCGCGCGCGCGATCCGCGGCGGCGATGCCGACCTGATCATCGCCGGGGGAAGCGAAAGCATGAGCCGCGCGCCCTTCGTTCTGCCCAAGGCGCAGAGCGCGTTCGACCGCAACGCCGAGATTTACGACACCACCATCGGCTGGCGCTTCGTCAACCCGAAGATGCGCGATGCCTATGGCGACGACACGATGCCGAGCACGGCGGAGAATGTTGCCGACGATTTCAACATCAGCCGCGCGGACCAAGACGCGTTCGCGCTGCGCAGCCAGGAGAAAACCGCCGCGGCGCAGGCCAGCGGCCGCCTGTCCGCCGAAATCGTCGCGGTCGAAATCCCGCAGCGCAAGGGAGATCCGCTGACCGTCGACAAGGACGAGCATCCACGCCTGACGAGCTTGGAAAAACTCGCCGCGCTCAAGCCCATCGTGCGAAAGGACGGCACGGTGACCGCCGGCAACGCCTCGGGCGTTAACGACGGCGCGGCGGCGATCATCGTCGCCTCGGAAGAGGCTGCCAAGCGCAATGGCCTGACGCCGCGCGCGCGCATTCTCGGCGGCGCGGTCGCCGGCGTTCCGCCGCGGATCATGGGCATCGGCCCCGCACCCGCGACCGAGAAACTGCTCAAGCGGCTCGGCATTGGCGTTGCGGACCTCGACGTCATCGAACTCAACGAAGCCTTCGCCGCGCAGGGCCTCGCAGTCCTTCGCCAGCTCGGCATCCCGGACGACGATGCGCGCGTGAACCCCAATGGCGGCGCGATTGCGCTCGGCCATCCGCTCGGCATGTCGGGCGCACGCCTCGCGCTGACCGCAACCGAGGAGCTTCAGAGGACCGGCGGCCGCTACGCACTCGCGACGATGTGCATCGGCGTCGGGCAGGGAATCGCGCTGGCGCTGGAGCGCGTGTGA
- the paaD gene encoding 1,2-phenylacetyl-CoA epoxidase subunit PaaD — protein MDEEAIWALLKGVPDPEIPVVSVVDLGIVRAVEKDRVRITSTYSGCPASAVIEQSIRDALDAAGYRDVTIETVMSPPWTTDWISEDGRQALQRYGIAPPDLAKAATCPQCGSTDTEEVSRFGSTPCKAQWRCRSCLEPFDRFKCH, from the coding sequence ATGGATGAAGAAGCGATCTGGGCGCTGTTGAAAGGCGTTCCCGACCCGGAGATCCCGGTCGTGTCGGTGGTCGATCTCGGCATCGTCCGCGCGGTTGAAAAAGATCGCGTGCGGATCACGTCGACCTATTCGGGGTGCCCGGCCAGCGCCGTCATCGAACAGTCGATCCGCGATGCGCTCGACGCCGCGGGCTATCGCGACGTGACGATCGAAACGGTGATGTCGCCCCCTTGGACGACCGACTGGATCAGCGAGGACGGGCGCCAGGCGCTGCAACGCTACGGCATCGCCCCGCCCGACCTCGCCAAGGCCGCGACCTGCCCGCAGTGCGGATCGACCGACACGGAGGAGGTCAGCCGCTTCGGCTCAACCCCGTGCAAGGCGCAGTGGCGCTGCCGCAGCTGCCTGGAACCCTTCGACCGCTTCAAGTGTCACTAA
- the dgoD gene encoding galactonate dehydratase, with product MAELKIARIETFFVPPRWMFCRVETSDGAVGWGEPSLEGHAEAVEGAFEALKDRFIGHDANRIEDIWQIAYRGGFYRGGPVLMSALAGFEQALWDLKGKALGVPAWEMLGGRVRDRVRAYAWIGGDRPHEIAEAAKARAGQGFSAVKMNATAELDWIGTPRLFDEVVKRVEAAQGAGLDVGLDFHGRVHRPMAKQLAKVLEPLGLLFIEEPLLSENPEGLKQIAELVSTPIALGERLFSRWDFKPFFEMGAVDIIQPDLSHAGGLLECRKIAAMAEAYDVAVAPHCPLGPLALASCLQLAACTPNVAIQEMSLGIHYNAGGHDLLNFTTTPEVLTPQDGYLPIPTRPGLGISIDEDAVRAADKDRHRWRNPVWRQHDGCFAEW from the coding sequence ATGGCTGAGCTGAAGATCGCCAGGATCGAGACCTTCTTCGTCCCGCCGCGGTGGATGTTCTGCCGGGTCGAGACCAGCGATGGTGCGGTCGGCTGGGGCGAGCCCAGCCTGGAGGGCCATGCCGAAGCGGTCGAGGGCGCGTTCGAGGCGCTGAAGGACCGCTTCATCGGCCACGACGCCAACCGCATCGAGGACATCTGGCAGATCGCCTATCGCGGCGGCTTCTACCGCGGCGGGCCGGTGCTGATGAGCGCGCTTGCCGGGTTTGAACAGGCGCTGTGGGACCTGAAAGGCAAGGCGCTGGGCGTGCCGGCGTGGGAGATGCTGGGCGGGCGTGTCCGCGACCGGGTGCGAGCCTACGCCTGGATTGGCGGCGACCGGCCGCACGAGATTGCCGAGGCAGCGAAGGCGCGCGCCGGCCAGGGCTTTTCCGCGGTCAAGATGAACGCCACTGCCGAACTCGACTGGATCGGCACGCCGCGCCTGTTCGACGAGGTGGTGAAGCGCGTCGAGGCGGCGCAGGGCGCGGGGCTCGACGTCGGGCTCGACTTCCACGGCCGGGTGCACCGCCCGATGGCCAAGCAGCTGGCCAAGGTGCTCGAGCCCCTCGGCCTGCTGTTCATCGAAGAGCCGCTGCTCAGCGAGAACCCCGAAGGGTTGAAGCAGATCGCGGAACTGGTCAGCACGCCGATCGCGCTCGGTGAGCGATTGTTCAGCCGCTGGGACTTCAAGCCCTTCTTCGAAATGGGCGCGGTGGATATCATCCAGCCCGACCTCAGCCATGCCGGCGGGCTGCTCGAATGCCGCAAGATCGCGGCGATGGCCGAAGCCTATGACGTCGCGGTCGCGCCGCATTGCCCGCTCGGGCCGCTGGCGCTGGCGTCCTGCCTGCAGCTCGCGGCGTGCACGCCCAATGTCGCGATCCAGGAGATGAGCCTGGGCATCCATTACAATGCCGGCGGGCACGACCTGCTGAACTTCACCACGACGCCCGAGGTGTTGACGCCGCAGGACGGCTATTTGCCGATCCCGACCCGGCCGGGGCTCGGCATCAGTATCGACGAAGATGCGGTACGCGCCGCCGACAAGGACCGCCATCGCTGGCGCAACCCCGTGTGGCGGCAACACGACGGCTGCTTCGCCGAGTGGTGA
- a CDS encoding family 1 glycosylhydrolase has product MFATGIENSIPTIDHGKTRRDEMAECGHYERWREDFDCVQEIGINYLRYGPPLHRTFLAPNRFDWEFSDLTFADLKRRGITPIVDLCHFGVPDWIGNFQNPDFPRLFAHYCGEFAERFPWVQLYTPMNEMFICAVFSAKYGWWNEQKKDDKSFVTALKHIVKANVMGMIEILKRRHDAIFIQSESSEYFHADSPGAIGRAEVLNQMRFLSLDLNYGRRVDSGMYQYLLDHGFTREEYEWFLEHRLKQHCILGNDYYRTNEHRVFEDGHTVAAGETFGYSEITRQYYERYQLPVMHTETNLVEGPHGDEAVKWLWKEWANVLRLRNVGIPTVGFTWYSLTDQVDWDTALRERNGNVNPLGLFDLDRKIRNVGRAYKQLIADWRNVLPAQSVCLVVPIKKLSEHDEHDAAGRDLNERALTDG; this is encoded by the coding sequence ATGTTTGCGACCGGGATCGAAAACAGCATCCCGACCATCGACCATGGCAAGACCCGCCGCGACGAAATGGCGGAGTGCGGCCACTACGAGCGCTGGCGCGAGGATTTCGACTGCGTCCAGGAGATCGGCATCAACTACCTGCGCTACGGCCCGCCGCTGCACCGCACGTTCCTTGCGCCCAACCGATTCGACTGGGAATTTTCCGATCTCACCTTCGCCGACTTGAAGCGCCGCGGCATCACGCCGATCGTCGACCTGTGCCACTTCGGCGTCCCCGACTGGATCGGCAACTTCCAGAACCCCGATTTCCCGCGCCTGTTCGCCCATTATTGCGGCGAATTCGCCGAGCGCTTCCCCTGGGTCCAGCTCTACACCCCAATGAACGAGATGTTCATTTGCGCGGTCTTCTCGGCGAAATACGGTTGGTGGAACGAGCAGAAGAAGGACGACAAATCCTTCGTCACCGCATTGAAGCACATCGTCAAAGCCAATGTCATGGGGATGATCGAAATCCTCAAGCGCCGCCACGACGCCATCTTCATCCAGTCCGAATCCTCGGAATATTTCCATGCCGACAGCCCTGGCGCGATCGGCCGCGCCGAAGTGCTCAACCAGATGCGCTTTCTCAGCCTCGACCTGAATTACGGCCGGCGCGTCGACAGCGGGATGTACCAGTACCTGCTCGACCACGGTTTCACTCGGGAGGAATATGAGTGGTTCCTGGAGCACCGGCTGAAGCAGCACTGTATCCTCGGCAATGATTATTACCGGACCAATGAGCATCGCGTGTTCGAAGACGGCCACACCGTCGCCGCCGGCGAAACCTTCGGCTATTCCGAGATCACGCGCCAATATTACGAGCGTTACCAGCTGCCCGTCATGCATACCGAAACCAACCTGGTCGAAGGCCCGCACGGCGACGAAGCGGTCAAGTGGCTGTGGAAGGAATGGGCCAACGTGCTGCGCCTGCGCAACGTCGGCATCCCCACCGTCGGCTTCACCTGGTACAGCCTGACCGACCAGGTCGACTGGGACACCGCGCTTCGGGAGCGGAACGGCAACGTCAACCCGCTCGGCCTGTTCGATCTCGACCGCAAGATCCGCAACGTTGGACGGGCGTACAAGCAGCTCATCGCCGACTGGCGAAACGTGCTTCCGGCGCAGAGCGTGTGCCTGGTCGTGCCGATCAAGAAACTGTCCGAACATGACGAGCATGACGCCGCGGGACGGGACCTCAACGAACGGGCGCTGACCGATGGCTGA
- a CDS encoding SMP-30/gluconolactonase/LRE family protein has protein sequence MPIEVQCVADVHAVLGEGPVWVARENALYWVDIKGRRIFRLTGDRELTSWETPLRVGSLAPCANGGFIGGTEDGIALIDPAAGRYDILHDPEAHLPDNRFNDGKVDRRGRFWAGSMDDREAAATGTLYVLGGDSAPVPIDREYQVTNGPAFSPAGNVMYHNDSARAVTYAFDIGADGGVANRRSFLQFGPGEGYPDGMTVDAEGCLWVAFWDGWCVRRYSPGGAWLETIRTPVARPTSCAFGGPNFENLYITSASIGLDAEARVMQPNAGGCLCACRACAGCPTSPSRADETLGE, from the coding sequence ATGCCGATCGAGGTTCAGTGCGTTGCCGATGTCCATGCCGTGCTCGGGGAAGGCCCGGTGTGGGTCGCGCGCGAGAACGCGCTTTACTGGGTCGACATCAAGGGCCGCAGGATTTTCCGGCTGACCGGCGACCGCGAACTGACGTCGTGGGAGACACCGCTCCGCGTCGGGTCGCTGGCCCCCTGCGCCAACGGTGGGTTCATCGGCGGCACCGAGGACGGGATCGCGCTGATCGACCCGGCCGCCGGCCGCTACGACATCCTCCACGATCCCGAAGCGCATTTGCCCGACAATCGCTTCAACGATGGCAAGGTCGACCGCCGCGGGCGCTTCTGGGCCGGATCGATGGACGACCGCGAAGCCGCCGCGACCGGGACACTCTATGTTCTCGGCGGCGATTCCGCTCCCGTCCCCATCGACCGTGAATATCAGGTGACGAACGGCCCCGCGTTCAGCCCGGCGGGCAACGTCATGTACCACAATGATTCGGCACGTGCGGTGACCTATGCCTTCGACATCGGCGCCGACGGCGGTGTCGCCAACCGCCGCAGCTTCCTTCAGTTCGGGCCCGGCGAAGGCTATCCCGACGGCATGACGGTCGATGCCGAAGGGTGCCTGTGGGTCGCTTTCTGGGACGGGTGGTGCGTCCGGCGTTATTCACCGGGCGGCGCGTGGCTGGAGACCATCCGCACGCCCGTCGCCCGCCCGACCAGCTGTGCCTTCGGCGGACCGAACTTCGAGAATCTCTACATCACTTCCGCAAGCATCGGGCTCGATGCCGAAGCTCGTGTGATGCAACCAAATGCCGGGGGTTGTTTATGTGCGTGCCGGGCGTGCGCGGGTTGCCCGACATCCCCTTCGCGGGCTGACGAGACCTTGGGAGAGTAA
- a CDS encoding 2-dehydro-3-deoxygalactonokinase codes for MGDTMRWADGLIAVDWGTSNRRAYLLDASGSCVDEHEDSQGILSVPAGGFPAAIAEIRQRLGDQPLLLAGMIGSNRGWVEAPYVPCPAAIDDLAAALVRPSDREAIVPGVSYVGEGRADVMRGEEVQLLGAVADETIPPDALVCHPGTHNKWARVARGRIAEFRTVMTGELFNLLKEHSILADLLQPDVEPDDGAFRTGVDHGLTHDDIPAELFAVRARTLLGQAPHSSPASFTSGLLIGADLRIGLAGTVPAEVVVMGRPELTELYAAALAQAGIQARELDGERCFLAGIKAIAERIE; via the coding sequence ATGGGCGACACGATGCGCTGGGCGGACGGCTTGATCGCGGTGGATTGGGGCACGAGCAATCGGCGTGCCTATCTGCTCGATGCCTCGGGCTCATGTGTCGATGAACATGAAGACAGCCAGGGCATCCTGTCGGTCCCGGCCGGCGGCTTCCCCGCCGCGATTGCCGAGATCCGCCAACGGTTAGGCGATCAGCCGCTGCTGCTTGCCGGCATGATCGGCTCCAACCGCGGTTGGGTCGAGGCGCCCTACGTGCCATGTCCCGCGGCCATTGACGATCTCGCGGCGGCGCTGGTGCGGCCCAGCGACCGCGAAGCGATCGTCCCCGGCGTTTCCTACGTCGGCGAAGGCCGCGCCGATGTGATGCGCGGCGAGGAGGTGCAACTGCTGGGCGCGGTCGCTGACGAGACGATTCCGCCCGACGCCCTGGTCTGTCATCCGGGCACGCACAACAAATGGGCGCGGGTCGCGCGTGGCAGGATCGCCGAATTCCGCACCGTGATGACCGGCGAGCTGTTCAACCTGCTCAAGGAACACAGCATCCTCGCCGACTTGCTCCAGCCCGATGTCGAGCCCGATGACGGTGCCTTCCGCACCGGGGTCGATCACGGCCTCACGCATGACGACATCCCCGCCGAGCTATTCGCGGTCCGCGCCCGCACCCTTCTCGGCCAGGCGCCGCACTCGTCACCGGCATCCTTTACCAGCGGGCTGCTGATCGGCGCCGACCTGCGCATTGGCCTGGCGGGGACGGTCCCTGCTGAGGTCGTCGTCATGGGCCGCCCCGAGTTGACCGAACTTTACGCCGCTGCCCTTGCCCAGGCTGGGATTCAGGCGCGCGAGCTCGACGGCGAACGCTGCTTCCTTGCCGGAATAAAAGCTATTGCGGAGCGCATCGAATGA
- a CDS encoding 2-dehydro-3-deoxy-6-phosphogalactonate aldolase: protein MTPAEIFRLYLDACPLIAILRGVTPDEVEPIGQALFDAGIRIIEIPVQSSEALPGVERLVAHFGNDALIGAGTVLTEQVIAPVAAAGGRLIISPAFDPSVVSATVAAGLISCPGYFTPSEAVAALKGGAHALKFFPAEGGSPAVLKAQRVILPKKVPLIVVGGITPGDMAQWLDAGADGFGLGSALYKPGQSAAETGEKARAFIEALPA from the coding sequence ATGACCCCCGCCGAAATCTTCCGCCTGTACCTCGACGCTTGCCCGCTGATCGCAATCCTGCGCGGCGTCACGCCGGACGAGGTCGAGCCCATCGGCCAGGCGCTTTTCGATGCAGGCATTCGCATCATCGAAATTCCCGTCCAGTCGTCGGAAGCCTTGCCGGGCGTGGAGCGCCTTGTCGCGCACTTCGGGAATGATGCGCTGATCGGCGCCGGCACCGTGCTCACCGAGCAGGTCATCGCGCCCGTCGCTGCGGCGGGTGGGCGCCTGATCATTTCACCGGCGTTCGACCCCTCGGTTGTCAGCGCGACGGTCGCGGCCGGCCTGATTTCCTGCCCCGGCTACTTTACCCCGTCGGAGGCGGTTGCCGCGCTTAAAGGCGGCGCGCATGCACTCAAGTTCTTCCCGGCCGAGGGGGGCTCGCCGGCAGTGCTGAAGGCGCAACGCGTGATCCTTCCCAAGAAAGTGCCGCTAATCGTCGTTGGAGGGATCACTCCGGGCGACATGGCGCAGTGGCTCGACGCGGGGGCCGATGGATTTGGCCTTGGATCCGCGCTCTACAAGCCGGGACAGTCCGCAGCTGAAACGGGCGAAAAGGCGCGGGCCTTCATCGAAGCACTGCCCGCATGA